A window from Mesorhizobium sp. WSM2240 encodes these proteins:
- a CDS encoding FGGY-family carbohydrate kinase, with amino-acid sequence MERFVCAVDVGTGSARAGILDKSGRLLGRAEHPIALNRPKAGHAEHDSEDIWSAVCIAVRAAREKAGISAGDVAGISFDATCSLVLRDFDGGQLTVSTGGGDRWDTIVWLDHRALKEADECTATGHRVLDFVGGVMSPEMQAPKLMWLKRSLPESWARAGYMFDLADFLTYRASGSLARSQCTLTCKWTYLAHEQEGWRRDFLKLVGIPDMLERGRLPDKASPVGADLGMLTEKAAEALGLTVNCRVGAGLIDAYAGALGVLGGQAGDLGSLDRHVALIAGTSSCVMAMSAEQRPFVGGWGPYFGVALPGCWLSEGGQSATGALLDHIIRWHGAGGEPDAAIHRRIAARVMELRAEEKLDLAGRLHVLPDFHGNRSPLADPHAVGVISGLTLDASFDSLCRLYWRTCVGIALGVRHILEALNENGQPIDTLHVTGGHSKNPLLMELYADATGCTVIEPLAEDAMLLGTGMVAATAAGLFPTLAEACAAMQQGGRERQPNPKARERFDRDYRVFLEMHRQRQVLDAIG; translated from the coding sequence ATGGAGCGCTTCGTCTGCGCCGTCGATGTTGGCACCGGCAGCGCCCGCGCCGGCATTCTGGACAAAAGCGGCAGATTGCTCGGGCGCGCCGAACACCCGATCGCGCTTAACCGGCCTAAGGCCGGCCATGCCGAACACGACTCGGAGGACATCTGGTCGGCGGTTTGCATCGCCGTTCGGGCGGCGCGCGAGAAGGCCGGCATCTCGGCCGGAGATGTCGCCGGGATCAGCTTCGATGCCACCTGCTCGCTGGTGCTGCGCGATTTCGATGGCGGCCAGTTGACCGTCTCGACCGGCGGCGGCGACCGCTGGGACACGATCGTCTGGCTCGACCACCGCGCGCTGAAGGAAGCCGACGAATGCACGGCCACCGGCCACCGCGTGCTCGATTTCGTCGGCGGTGTCATGTCGCCCGAAATGCAGGCGCCGAAGCTGATGTGGCTGAAGCGCAGTTTGCCCGAAAGCTGGGCGCGCGCCGGCTACATGTTCGACCTGGCCGATTTCCTGACCTACAGGGCCTCCGGTTCGCTGGCCCGCTCGCAATGCACGCTGACCTGCAAATGGACCTATCTCGCGCATGAGCAGGAAGGCTGGCGGCGCGACTTCCTCAAACTCGTCGGCATTCCCGACATGCTGGAACGCGGCCGCCTGCCCGACAAAGCTAGCCCGGTGGGCGCGGATCTTGGGATGCTGACGGAAAAGGCGGCCGAGGCGCTCGGCCTGACCGTGAACTGCCGCGTCGGTGCGGGCTTGATCGACGCCTATGCCGGCGCACTCGGCGTGCTCGGCGGGCAGGCCGGCGATCTCGGCAGCCTCGACCGGCATGTCGCGCTGATTGCCGGGACCTCGAGCTGCGTGATGGCGATGTCGGCCGAGCAGCGCCCCTTCGTCGGCGGGTGGGGGCCGTATTTCGGCGTGGCGCTGCCCGGCTGCTGGTTGAGCGAAGGCGGTCAGTCTGCCACCGGCGCACTGCTCGACCACATCATTCGCTGGCACGGCGCGGGCGGCGAACCCGACGCCGCCATTCATCGCCGAATTGCTGCGCGGGTGATGGAACTGCGCGCGGAGGAGAAGCTGGATCTTGCCGGACGGCTGCATGTGCTGCCGGATTTCCACGGCAACCGCTCGCCGCTGGCCGACCCGCACGCGGTCGGCGTCATCAGCGGGCTGACGCTGGACGCCTCATTCGACAGCCTCTGCCGGCTTTATTGGCGCACCTGCGTCGGCATCGCGCTCGGCGTGCGCCACATATTGGAGGCGCTCAACGAGAACGGCCAGCCCATCGACACTCTGCATGTTACCGGAGGCCATTCGAAGAACCCGCTTCTGATGGAGCTGTATGCCGACGCCACCGGCTGCACGGTTATCGAGCCGTTGGCCGAAGACGCGATGCTGCTCGGCACGGGGATGGTGGCCGCAACCGCCGCCGGCCTGTTCCCGACGCTGGCCGAAGCCTGCGCCGCCATGCAGCAGGGTGGAAGGGAGCGGCAACCCAATCCCAAGGCTCGTGAACGGTTCGACCGCGATTACCGGGTTTTCCTTGAGATGCACCGGCAGCGGCAGGTGCTCGACGCAATCGGGTGA
- the nagA gene encoding N-acetylglucosamine-6-phosphate deacetylase: MNGSFAIKGATIFDGETWHERSALVIRDGSVDAIVADDRIPAGLRVVEAGGGLLAPGFVDVQVNGGGGVMFNDRPDAETIRTICRAHAPFGTTALLPTLITDTPEITAAAVAAGAEAAQLKIPGFLGLHLEGPHLSLSRKGAHDPALIRPMSDADKAALIAARKQMPVLLTTVAPETVPAWRIAALAAAGVVVSLGHSDARSALAATAAEAGASMVTHLFNAMSQIGNREPGLVGAALNTGALSCGLIADGIHVDPATIGIALRAKQGPGKIFLVTDAMATIGTDMTSFTLNGRTIRRENGRLTLVDGTLAGADLDMISAVRFMHRTIGIELGEALRMAGLYPAESIGQAKRYGRLAPGARADIVHLSDALDVESVWIGGESVFSAA, encoded by the coding sequence ATGAACGGATCCTTCGCCATAAAAGGCGCCACGATCTTCGACGGCGAGACGTGGCATGAACGCTCCGCCCTCGTTATCCGCGACGGGTCGGTCGATGCGATCGTTGCCGATGACAGGATTCCGGCCGGTCTGCGCGTTGTGGAAGCCGGAGGCGGCCTGCTTGCGCCGGGCTTCGTCGACGTTCAGGTCAATGGCGGCGGCGGCGTGATGTTCAATGACCGGCCCGACGCCGAGACGATCCGCACGATCTGCCGGGCGCACGCTCCGTTCGGAACCACGGCGCTGCTGCCGACGCTGATCACCGACACGCCGGAAATCACGGCGGCGGCGGTCGCGGCAGGGGCCGAGGCGGCTCAGCTGAAAATACCCGGCTTTCTCGGCCTGCATCTCGAAGGACCGCATCTTTCTCTGTCGCGGAAGGGCGCGCACGACCCGGCGCTGATCCGCCCGATGAGCGATGCCGACAAGGCGGCGCTGATCGCGGCGCGAAAGCAGATGCCGGTGCTGTTGACCACCGTGGCTCCGGAAACCGTGCCCGCCTGGCGGATCGCGGCGCTGGCCGCAGCCGGCGTCGTCGTCAGCCTCGGCCATTCCGACGCCCGCTCCGCGCTGGCCGCGACCGCGGCTGAAGCCGGCGCGTCCATGGTCACGCATCTCTTCAACGCAATGAGCCAGATCGGCAACCGCGAACCGGGACTGGTAGGCGCCGCGCTCAACACTGGTGCGCTGTCTTGCGGGCTGATCGCCGACGGCATCCATGTCGACCCGGCGACGATCGGTATCGCGCTGCGCGCCAAGCAAGGGCCGGGAAAAATCTTCCTCGTCACCGACGCCATGGCGACGATCGGCACCGACATGACTTCCTTCACGCTGAACGGCCGGACGATCCGGCGCGAGAATGGCCGCCTGACGCTGGTGGACGGCACGCTGGCGGGCGCCGATCTCGATATGATCTCGGCGGTCCGCTTCATGCACCGGACGATCGGGATCGAGCTAGGCGAGGCGCTGCGCATGGCCGGACTCTACCCAGCCGAAAGCATAGGCCAGGCAAAACGCTACGGCCGGCTTGCGCCGGGCGCCCGCGCCGACATCGTGCATCTGTCGGATGCGCTCGACGTGGAGAGCGTTTGGATCGGCGGCGAAAGCGTATTCTCCGCGGCGTAG
- a CDS encoding carbon-nitrogen hydrolase family protein: MKLAALQMHAVAGDRTANIFRIEKAAREAAENGADLLVAPELAVTGYGAGDMISELAEPADGDLSKRLTALSRETGVALVVGFAERDGETIFNSTIYADGRRSVVYRKSHLFGPYERKLFLPGKPAACIVEHRGMKLGMLICYDVEFPENVRRLAQAGAQAVIVPTALPASDHAEFIARKLVPVRAFENQVFVAYANHCGGDALFSYAGLSGIVAPDGTMLAEAPETGEALLFTELDPAAYAASIAANSYLSDLRI; this comes from the coding sequence ATGAAGCTTGCCGCGCTCCAGATGCACGCGGTGGCCGGCGACCGGACGGCCAATATTTTCCGCATCGAGAAGGCCGCGCGGGAAGCTGCCGAAAACGGCGCCGACCTTCTCGTCGCACCGGAACTGGCGGTCACCGGCTACGGCGCCGGCGACATGATTTCAGAGCTTGCCGAGCCGGCCGACGGCGATCTGTCGAAACGGCTAACCGCCCTATCACGCGAGACCGGCGTGGCTTTGGTCGTCGGCTTCGCCGAACGCGACGGCGAAACAATCTTCAACAGTACGATCTACGCCGATGGCCGGCGCAGCGTCGTCTATCGCAAGTCGCACCTCTTCGGCCCTTACGAGCGCAAGCTCTTCTTACCCGGAAAGCCCGCCGCCTGCATCGTCGAGCATCGGGGCATGAAGCTGGGGATGCTGATCTGCTACGATGTCGAATTCCCGGAAAACGTCCGTCGTCTGGCGCAGGCTGGGGCGCAGGCGGTGATCGTGCCGACTGCGCTTCCCGCCAGCGACCACGCCGAATTCATCGCGCGCAAGCTGGTCCCGGTGCGCGCCTTCGAAAACCAGGTCTTCGTCGCCTATGCTAATCATTGCGGAGGCGATGCGCTGTTTTCCTATGCCGGCCTGTCGGGCATCGTCGCGCCCGACGGCACGATGCTGGCCGAAGCGCCCGAAACCGGCGAGGCGCTGCTTTTCACGGAACTCGATCCTGCTGCCTACGCCGCCTCGATCGCTGCCAACAGCTACCTCTCCGACCTCAGAATTTGA
- a CDS encoding ABC transporter permease: protein MKQMFLRRLYFVAVALFLAAPLIVVAGVSVNEKQDLAFPPVGFSLSWYAQIFLDPEWRRALIASVVLALTSAALAVAIALPLAWFLWRRIAPWANIFQLLGVAPFVLPPVITALGFLTFWATVGLYGQPWTAAISHAIFFVTLPLVTLSLGFASIDRSLVEAASTMGADDRTVLKTVVLPLILPYLVSGYAFAFVLSLNEYIVAYMTIGFVMETLPIKIFNALRYGYTPTMAAVSVFFVAIAALVFGLIAWFGDIRRLLGAMSSEEN, encoded by the coding sequence ATGAAGCAGATGTTCCTTCGCCGGCTCTATTTCGTCGCTGTGGCTTTATTCCTCGCAGCACCGCTGATCGTCGTCGCTGGCGTCTCGGTGAACGAAAAGCAGGATCTCGCCTTCCCGCCGGTCGGCTTTTCGCTCTCCTGGTACGCGCAGATTTTTCTCGATCCGGAATGGCGGCGCGCGCTGATCGCCTCGGTGGTGCTGGCGCTCACGTCGGCCGCACTCGCGGTCGCTATCGCGCTGCCGTTGGCCTGGTTTCTGTGGCGGCGCATTGCGCCATGGGCCAACATCTTCCAATTGCTCGGCGTCGCGCCCTTCGTCCTGCCGCCGGTCATCACGGCGCTCGGTTTCCTGACCTTCTGGGCGACGGTCGGCCTTTACGGCCAGCCCTGGACGGCGGCGATCAGCCACGCCATCTTCTTCGTCACCCTGCCGCTGGTCACGCTGTCGCTCGGCTTTGCGTCGATCGACCGCTCTTTGGTCGAGGCCGCCTCGACTATGGGGGCGGACGACCGCACCGTGCTGAAAACCGTCGTTCTGCCGCTGATCCTGCCCTATCTGGTCTCCGGCTACGCCTTCGCCTTCGTCTTGTCGCTCAACGAATACATCGTCGCCTACATGACAATCGGCTTCGTCATGGAAACACTGCCGATCAAGATATTCAACGCGCTGCGCTACGGCTACACGCCGACCATGGCCGCCGTTTCGGTTTTCTTCGTGGCGATCGCCGCGCTGGTCTTCGGCCTGATCGCCTGGTTCGGCGACATCAGGCGGCTGCTCGGCGCCATGTCGTCGGAGGAGAACTGA
- a CDS encoding GntR family transcriptional regulator, with protein MADAAEQIFSGLRNSAQRGAPLYLQLKKSIEDAVHAGIIGPGDALPSERDIALKADVSRVTVRKAVQYLVRGGILVQRHGSGTFVAPRVERVEQSLSLLTSFTEDMARRGMTVRSTWLDRGIYPPSPDEMMVLGLSSKEFVARVSRLRIANDTPLAIERASLSATALPDPAAVDSSLYAALEKTGNRPVRAVQRISAANLGAADAALLDVPAGSASLNIERISYLASGKVIEFTRSIYRGDAYDFVAELRLSGRADTPGATV; from the coding sequence ATGGCTGACGCCGCCGAGCAGATCTTTTCCGGCCTGAGGAACTCCGCGCAGCGCGGCGCGCCGCTTTATCTGCAATTGAAGAAGAGTATCGAGGACGCGGTCCACGCCGGCATCATCGGCCCGGGCGACGCGCTGCCTTCCGAGCGCGACATAGCGCTCAAGGCCGACGTATCGCGGGTGACCGTGCGCAAGGCCGTGCAGTATCTGGTCAGGGGCGGCATCCTCGTCCAGCGCCACGGCTCCGGCACCTTCGTTGCGCCGCGTGTCGAGCGTGTCGAGCAGTCGCTGTCGCTGCTCACTTCCTTCACCGAAGACATGGCCCGGCGCGGCATGACAGTGCGGTCCACCTGGCTCGACCGGGGCATCTATCCGCCCTCGCCCGACGAGATGATGGTTCTGGGCCTGTCGTCGAAGGAGTTCGTGGCGCGCGTCAGCCGCTTGCGGATTGCCAACGATACGCCGCTCGCCATCGAGCGGGCGTCGCTGTCCGCAACAGCGCTCCCCGATCCCGCCGCGGTCGACTCATCGCTCTATGCGGCACTGGAAAAAACCGGCAACCGCCCGGTGCGCGCCGTGCAACGCATTTCGGCCGCCAATCTCGGCGCGGCCGACGCCGCCCTGCTCGACGTGCCGGCGGGCTCCGCCAGCTTGAATATCGAGCGGATTTCCTATCTTGCCAGTGGCAAGGTGATAGAATTCACGCGCTCCATTTATCGCGGCGATGCCTATGATTTCGTCGCCGAACTGCGCTTGAGCGGGCGTGCGGACACTCCGGGAGCGACGGTTTGA
- a CDS encoding ABC transporter ATP-binding protein: MSGLALQDVTKQFGDFKAVNNVNLSVPHGKFVCLLGPSGCGKTTLLRMIAGLEEPTEGAIILDDEDITPVPTHKRNLGMVFQSLALFPHLSVGDNISYALRIRGASRDEQKKRAEELLKLVHLPGFADRPVAKLSGGQRQRVAIARALALSPKLFLLDEPMSALDAKLRESMQVELRQLQQRLGITTFVVTHDQREAMTMADIVVVMGEGRIRQAASPMEIYRKPADAFVADFIGSTNLLDVTADSSGRATVLGQVIPDLALPAGTGKASISIRPEDVRLGKPGPGAIPGTVTFVRDLGGTIETFVEAGGATIIAVSTPRERVNVAAGDNVGIILPPEACVVVKS, translated from the coding sequence ATGTCCGGACTGGCACTGCAAGACGTCACCAAGCAATTCGGCGACTTCAAAGCGGTCAACAACGTCAATCTGTCGGTGCCGCACGGCAAGTTCGTCTGCTTGCTTGGCCCGTCCGGCTGCGGCAAGACCACGCTGCTGCGCATGATCGCCGGCCTCGAGGAGCCGACGGAGGGCGCCATCATCCTCGACGACGAGGACATCACCCCCGTGCCGACGCATAAGCGCAATCTCGGTATGGTGTTCCAGTCGCTGGCGCTGTTCCCGCACCTTTCCGTGGGCGACAATATTTCCTACGCCCTGCGCATCCGCGGCGCTTCACGCGACGAGCAGAAGAAGCGCGCCGAGGAGCTTTTGAAGCTCGTCCACCTGCCCGGCTTCGCCGACCGTCCGGTGGCAAAACTTTCCGGCGGCCAGCGCCAGCGCGTCGCCATCGCCCGGGCGCTAGCTTTGTCGCCGAAGCTCTTCCTGCTCGACGAGCCGATGTCGGCGCTCGACGCGAAACTGCGCGAATCCATGCAGGTCGAGCTGCGCCAGTTGCAGCAGCGGCTAGGCATCACCACTTTCGTCGTCACCCACGACCAGCGGGAGGCCATGACCATGGCCGATATCGTCGTCGTCATGGGCGAGGGGCGCATCCGCCAGGCCGCCTCGCCGATGGAGATCTACCGCAAGCCGGCCGACGCCTTCGTCGCCGATTTCATCGGCTCGACCAATCTCCTGGATGTCACCGCCGATAGCTCCGGCCGCGCCACGGTTCTCGGGCAAGTGATCCCCGATCTGGCTTTGCCGGCCGGAACCGGTAAGGCGTCGATCTCGATCCGGCCTGAGGACGTGCGGCTTGGCAAGCCGGGCCCCGGCGCGATCCCCGGCACGGTCACCTTCGTGCGCGATCTCGGCGGCACCATCGAAACCTTCGTTGAGGCGGGTGGCGCCACGATTATCGCGGTCTCCACGCCGCGCGAGCGGGTCAATGTCGCCGCTGGCGACAATGTCGGCATTATCCTGCCGCCCGAGGCATGCGTGGTGGTGAAGTCGTGA
- a CDS encoding N-acetylglucosamine kinase: protein MKLVLGIDGGGTSCRAAVAGPDGAIIGRAKSGPANIRTDLTGARANIVEAARLAFLDAGRDPALIPETPALLGLAGSNVGTYRQQLEAILPFRRSVVESDALIALEGALGEADGAIAVLGTGTAFMVRRDGQVRTVGGWGFLIGDQGSGGRIGRDLLEETMLAYDHIREGSPLTAALLAVFRGNPRDVVEFTTTAKPGDFGGFAPMVFEYAAKGDTVAEHILARGVADIEASLGVLDLRDSDPLCLLGGLAPLLEPRLSQKYRTLVRPPLQDALGGAVAMAVRLFGQDRGNADG, encoded by the coding sequence ATGAAACTGGTGCTCGGCATAGATGGCGGCGGCACGAGCTGCAGGGCGGCGGTGGCTGGACCCGACGGCGCTATCATCGGCCGCGCCAAGAGCGGCCCGGCCAATATCCGCACCGACCTCACAGGCGCCCGCGCCAACATCGTCGAGGCCGCGCGGCTCGCCTTTCTCGACGCCGGCAGGGATCCGGCTCTCATTCCCGAGACCCCCGCCTTGCTCGGTCTGGCCGGCAGCAATGTCGGCACCTACCGCCAGCAGTTGGAGGCCATCCTGCCCTTTCGGCGCAGCGTCGTCGAGAGCGATGCGCTGATAGCGCTCGAAGGCGCGCTCGGCGAGGCCGACGGCGCCATCGCAGTGCTCGGCACCGGCACCGCCTTCATGGTGCGCCGGGATGGGCAGGTACGGACCGTCGGCGGCTGGGGGTTTCTCATCGGCGACCAGGGCAGCGGCGGCCGCATCGGCCGCGACCTGCTCGAGGAGACGATGCTGGCCTATGACCACATCCGCGAAGGCTCGCCGCTCACCGCAGCGCTGCTCGCGGTGTTCCGTGGCAATCCGCGAGACGTCGTCGAATTCACCACGACCGCCAAGCCGGGCGATTTCGGCGGCTTCGCACCGATGGTGTTCGAATACGCGGCCAAGGGCGATACGGTCGCCGAGCATATCCTGGCCCGCGGGGTGGCCGACATCGAGGCGTCCCTCGGCGTGCTCGACCTGCGCGACAGCGATCCGCTCTGCCTGCTCGGTGGCCTGGCCCCGCTTCTGGAACCGCGCCTGTCGCAGAAATACCGGACGCTGGTGCGCCCGCCGCTGCAGGATGCGCTTGGCGGCGCGGTCGCCATGGCGGTGCGCCTGTTCGGACAGGACCGAGGCAATGCCGATGGCTGA
- a CDS encoding MATE family efflux transporter, with the protein MTAFEAGARAPANPWRGEVRAMLALSWPMVLTNLGQVAMNATDVMMMGRLGPATLAAGALGSNLYFAPLIFGLGLMLATSPMIATELGRKRHSVRDIRRTVRQGLWLAILVCIPIWIVLWNTESILVWMGQEPALAREAAVYMVWLQWAVLPFYGYIVLRSFISALERPGRALIIVFAAVAFNAFANWCLMFGNLGFPVFGIAGAGMATTLSSLLMFFGLAAVVSLEPLFRRYRLFGRFWRADWPRFTALLRLGLPIAGILAFEVTIFNAAALLMGLIDAASLAAHAIAIQIASISFMVPLGLNQAVTVRVGLAYGARNKEGISRAGWTAYALGVGFMALMGLIMILWPHLLISAFIDLGDPANATVIGLAVSFLAFAALFQIFDGAQAVASGMLRGLHDTKVPMVFAAIGYWGVGLPLGVLLAFHFGLAGNGIWIGLSAGLAVVAVLLLARWLRREELGLTVWR; encoded by the coding sequence ATGACTGCGTTCGAGGCCGGCGCGAGAGCGCCTGCAAACCCTTGGCGTGGCGAGGTGCGGGCAATGCTCGCGCTGTCGTGGCCGATGGTGCTAACCAATCTCGGCCAGGTGGCGATGAACGCCACCGACGTGATGATGATGGGGCGGCTCGGCCCGGCGACGCTTGCCGCCGGCGCACTGGGCAGCAACCTCTATTTCGCGCCGCTGATCTTCGGGCTCGGCCTGATGCTGGCTACCTCGCCGATGATCGCTACCGAACTCGGCCGCAAGCGGCATTCGGTGCGCGATATACGCCGCACCGTGCGCCAGGGCCTGTGGCTGGCGATACTCGTCTGCATCCCGATCTGGATCGTGCTGTGGAACACTGAGTCGATCCTCGTCTGGATGGGCCAGGAGCCAGCATTGGCGCGCGAGGCCGCAGTTTACATGGTCTGGCTGCAATGGGCGGTGCTGCCGTTCTACGGCTATATCGTGCTGCGCTCGTTCATTTCGGCACTGGAGCGGCCGGGCAGGGCGCTGATCATCGTGTTCGCGGCCGTAGCCTTCAATGCGTTCGCCAACTGGTGCCTGATGTTCGGCAATCTCGGCTTTCCGGTGTTCGGCATCGCCGGCGCGGGCATGGCGACTACGCTTTCCAGCCTGCTGATGTTCTTCGGGCTGGCGGCGGTCGTGTCGCTCGAGCCGCTCTTCCGCCGCTATCGGCTATTCGGACGGTTCTGGCGGGCGGACTGGCCGCGCTTCACGGCGCTGCTCAGGCTCGGCCTGCCGATCGCCGGCATATTGGCTTTCGAGGTGACCATCTTCAACGCGGCCGCACTTCTGATGGGGCTGATTGACGCCGCCTCGCTCGCTGCCCATGCTATCGCCATCCAGATCGCCTCGATCAGCTTCATGGTGCCGCTCGGCCTGAACCAGGCGGTGACCGTGCGCGTGGGCCTCGCCTACGGCGCCCGCAACAAGGAGGGCATCAGCCGTGCCGGCTGGACTGCCTACGCGCTCGGCGTCGGCTTCATGGCGCTGATGGGATTGATCATGATTCTCTGGCCGCATCTCCTGATCAGCGCCTTCATCGACCTCGGCGACCCGGCCAATGCGACGGTTATCGGTCTCGCCGTGTCTTTCCTGGCGTTCGCGGCGCTGTTTCAGATTTTCGACGGCGCGCAGGCGGTGGCGTCGGGAATGCTGCGCGGACTGCACGACACCAAGGTGCCCATGGTGTTCGCGGCGATCGGCTATTGGGGCGTGGGCCTGCCGCTCGGGGTGCTGCTCGCGTTCCATTTCGGGCTTGCCGGCAACGGCATCTGGATCGGGCTGTCGGCGGGGCTGGCGGTGGTCGCCGTGCTGTTGCTGGCGCGCTGGCTGCGAAGAGAAGAACTGGGGCTGACGGTCTGGCGGTAG
- a CDS encoding ABC transporter permease, which produces MRREPPKSLADYTPLFFPAIMLVVFFVMPFSTMIAVSFFKRDPAGFYTPDFVIDNYARFLSAFFGRVLGFSLMLSVMVAICCVVIAFPFTYMLTRRSRAVQTVWLVCLLSVLSLSEVIIGFAWSTLFSRTAGITNLFVWLGLMQEPVALLPGFGAVLTGMVYQALPYTILVLYPALVRLDPTLLEAARTLGASPVRAFVNVVTPALRNTIVATLIMVFVFALGSYLLPQILGRPQHWTLSVLITDQAIYQSNMPFAAAMAVFLVLISLALVGLTLLVGRKENAL; this is translated from the coding sequence GTGAGACGCGAGCCGCCGAAATCGCTAGCCGACTACACGCCGCTTTTCTTCCCGGCGATCATGCTGGTCGTCTTCTTCGTCATGCCGTTCTCGACGATGATCGCAGTTTCCTTCTTCAAGCGCGACCCGGCGGGGTTCTACACGCCCGATTTTGTCATCGACAACTACGCGCGCTTCCTGTCGGCCTTCTTTGGAAGGGTGCTCGGTTTCTCGCTGATGCTGTCGGTGATGGTCGCGATCTGCTGCGTAGTCATCGCTTTTCCCTTTACCTATATGCTCACCCGGCGCTCGCGCGCGGTGCAGACCGTCTGGCTGGTCTGCCTGCTGTCGGTTCTGTCCCTGTCCGAGGTCATCATTGGTTTTGCCTGGTCGACGCTGTTCTCGCGCACTGCCGGCATCACCAATCTGTTCGTCTGGCTCGGCCTGATGCAGGAGCCCGTGGCGCTGCTGCCGGGCTTCGGCGCGGTGCTGACCGGCATGGTATATCAGGCGCTGCCCTATACGATCCTGGTGCTCTACCCGGCCCTGGTGAGGCTCGATCCGACTTTGCTGGAGGCCGCGCGCACGCTCGGCGCATCGCCGGTCCGCGCCTTCGTTAACGTCGTAACCCCGGCCCTGCGAAACACCATCGTCGCGACGCTGATCATGGTCTTCGTATTTGCGCTCGGCTCTTATCTTCTGCCGCAAATCCTCGGCCGGCCGCAGCACTGGACGCTGTCGGTGCTGATCACCGATCAGGCGATTTACCAGTCGAACATGCCATTCGCAGCGGCCATGGCGGTGTTCCTGGTGCTGATCTCGCTGGCGCTGGTCGGCTTGACCCTGCTCGTCGGGCGCAAGGAGAATGCGCTATGA
- a CDS encoding SIS domain-containing protein translates to MLREIAEIPDAVARLLKGSKEALAEAGRGVRERNPGFLVTVARGSSDHAASFMKYAVELTAGIPVASVGPSVASIYGAKLRLAGSACLTISQSGKSPDIVAMAESARDAGALTIALTNTANSPLARASDYAIDILAGPERSVAATKSFINSAVAGLALMAHCTGDDALLAALAELPGHFRKAIECDWMEISGSLTGQSSLFILGRGPSFAIASEAALKFKETCAMHAEAYSAAEVMHGPLALVGPGFPVLALVARDASEPSMVEAAGRLAEKGASVFLTSARTSAAKMLPHVDTGHPLTDPLALIVSFYGFVEAFARHRGLNPDEPPNLRKVTETV, encoded by the coding sequence ATGCTGCGCGAGATCGCCGAGATTCCCGATGCCGTCGCGCGACTGCTCAAGGGCTCGAAGGAGGCGCTGGCGGAGGCGGGGCGCGGCGTGCGCGAACGCAATCCCGGGTTCCTCGTCACCGTGGCGCGCGGCTCGTCCGACCACGCCGCCTCGTTCATGAAATATGCGGTGGAGCTGACCGCCGGCATTCCCGTGGCCTCGGTCGGCCCGTCGGTCGCTTCGATCTATGGGGCAAAACTCAGGCTAGCGGGGTCGGCCTGCCTGACGATCTCGCAGTCGGGCAAGAGCCCCGATATTGTCGCGATGGCCGAGAGCGCGCGCGATGCCGGCGCTCTGACCATCGCGCTCACCAACACCGCGAATTCTCCGCTCGCCCGCGCTTCGGACTACGCGATCGACATTCTTGCAGGGCCGGAGCGAAGCGTGGCGGCGACCAAGAGTTTCATCAATTCGGCGGTCGCCGGCCTGGCCCTGATGGCGCACTGCACCGGCGACGATGCGCTGCTTGCCGCTCTGGCGGAACTGCCCGGCCATTTCCGCAAGGCGATCGAATGCGACTGGATGGAAATTTCCGGCTCGCTGACCGGGCAGAGTTCCCTGTTCATTCTCGGGCGCGGCCCGTCCTTCGCCATCGCCAGCGAGGCGGCGCTGAAATTCAAGGAAACCTGCGCCATGCATGCCGAGGCCTACAGCGCGGCCGAAGTGATGCACGGGCCGCTGGCGCTGGTCGGTCCGGGTTTTCCGGTGCTGGCGCTCGTTGCCCGCGACGCTTCGGAGCCGTCCATGGTGGAAGCCGCCGGCCGGCTGGCCGAAAAGGGCGCGTCGGTATTCCTGACCTCAGCGCGGACCAGCGCCGCGAAGATGCTTCCCCATGTCGATACCGGGCATCCGCTGACGGACCCGCTGGCGCTGATCGTGTCGTTCTACGGCTTCGTCGAGGCCTTTGCGCGGCATCGCGGGCTGAATCCGGATGAGCCGCCGAACCTCAGAAAAGTGACCGAGACCGTATGA